The Sebastes umbrosus isolate fSebUmb1 chromosome 19, fSebUmb1.pri, whole genome shotgun sequence genome has a segment encoding these proteins:
- the ak1 gene encoding adenylate kinase isoenzyme 1 isoform X1 has protein sequence MGNICSVYPAVCHSSTSDCRDDKIKDAKIIFVVGGPGSGKGTQCEKVVAKYGYTHLSSGDLLRAEVASGSDRGKQLQAIMQKGELVPLDTVLDMIKDAMIAKADVSKGYLIDGYPREVKQGEEFEKKIGKPCLLLYVDAKGETMVKRLMKRGETSGRADDNEETIKKRLDLYYKATEPVIAFYESRGIVRKVDSELPVDEVFGQVSKAIDAL, from the exons ATGGGGAATATCTGTAGTGTTTATCCAGCTGTATGCCATTCCTCCACATCTGACTGTCGAGATG ACAAAATTAAAGATGCCAAGATCATCTTTGTTGTGG GTGGGCCTGGCTCAGGAAAGGGCACCCAATGTGAGAAGGTAGTTGCAAAGTATGGCTACACCCACCTGTCATCTGGGGATCTGCTCCGTGCTGAGGTGGCTTCTGGCTCTGATAGGGGCAAGCAGCTCCAGGCCATCATGCAGAAGGGAGAGCTGGTGCCCCTG GACACAGTCTTAGACATGATTAAGGACGCCATGATCGCCAAGGCTGATGTCTCCAAGGGCTACCTTATTGATGGCTACCCCCGTGAGGTGAAGCAGGGCGAGGAGTTTGAGAAGAAG ATCGGCAAACCCTGCCTGCTGCTGTACGTTGACGCCAAAGGAGAGACCATGGTCAAGAGGCTGATGAAGCGTGGTGAGACCAGCGGCCGCGCTGATGACAACGAGGAGACCATCAAGAAGCGCCTGGACTTGTATTACAAAGCGACTGAGCCAGTCATCGCCTTCTACGAGAGCCGCGGCATTGTCAGGAAG GTTGACTCTGAGCTGCCAGTGGATGAGGTCTTCGGCCAAGTCTCCAAAGCTATTGATGCATTGTAG
- the ak1 gene encoding adenylate kinase isoenzyme 1 isoform X2: MADKIKDAKIIFVVGGPGSGKGTQCEKVVAKYGYTHLSSGDLLRAEVASGSDRGKQLQAIMQKGELVPLDTVLDMIKDAMIAKADVSKGYLIDGYPREVKQGEEFEKKIGKPCLLLYVDAKGETMVKRLMKRGETSGRADDNEETIKKRLDLYYKATEPVIAFYESRGIVRKVDSELPVDEVFGQVSKAIDAL; encoded by the exons ATGGCAG ACAAAATTAAAGATGCCAAGATCATCTTTGTTGTGG GTGGGCCTGGCTCAGGAAAGGGCACCCAATGTGAGAAGGTAGTTGCAAAGTATGGCTACACCCACCTGTCATCTGGGGATCTGCTCCGTGCTGAGGTGGCTTCTGGCTCTGATAGGGGCAAGCAGCTCCAGGCCATCATGCAGAAGGGAGAGCTGGTGCCCCTG GACACAGTCTTAGACATGATTAAGGACGCCATGATCGCCAAGGCTGATGTCTCCAAGGGCTACCTTATTGATGGCTACCCCCGTGAGGTGAAGCAGGGCGAGGAGTTTGAGAAGAAG ATCGGCAAACCCTGCCTGCTGCTGTACGTTGACGCCAAAGGAGAGACCATGGTCAAGAGGCTGATGAAGCGTGGTGAGACCAGCGGCCGCGCTGATGACAACGAGGAGACCATCAAGAAGCGCCTGGACTTGTATTACAAAGCGACTGAGCCAGTCATCGCCTTCTACGAGAGCCGCGGCATTGTCAGGAAG GTTGACTCTGAGCTGCCAGTGGATGAGGTCTTCGGCCAAGTCTCCAAAGCTATTGATGCATTGTAG